The Anoplopoma fimbria isolate UVic2021 breed Golden Eagle Sablefish chromosome 9, Afim_UVic_2022, whole genome shotgun sequence genome contains the following window.
TAATGGCAAGTGAACTGAGTGTTGAGGTCCTCTGCTTGGAGGGTAAAGCTTAATTTACACTCGCCGTAGTGAAGCAGGCGTGAGGTGTGCGCGCCAGAAAATGAGGTATACATACAAAATTCCTAGATGGTCGTACATCTACAAATTTTTGTAACTTGCCGCACGCAAGCAGAGCTTTGTAGACGTGACTGTTGCAAATAGTTCGCTGATAGAAGAACCATTTACATCTCTAGTGATTTTACAGAAAACgatcaattactttttaaatgctttaggaacaggaggtcttaaaagtCTACATTTGAGTATACATGTTgccagccaaatcaaattgtttacaggataatcaacctttgtttctttttaatgcatttaatactttacttttgtatttaCAGGGCTTTTATAAAAGGCAgcaaagtagtccatgaatatgagatacgAGTTAACAGGTAATTACAATTCTTCCTCGGCATTGTTGAGGTTGGTTTATGGTGTTTTGTTGGTAACAGTTGTTGTAGTCTTGCCTCTTCTCAGCACATTTTGTTGTACGCCCACTGGCGTTTCTAAGAATAATGTGTTGAGAATTCACGCTTTTTTGTGTGCTAGTAGCTTGCGCACTATCTACAGATGCTTGTGCTAGGGTGCCATGCGCACAAACAAAGCTTGAGTAGCtcatggactttttttttggggttgttGTGCCCAAATAACAGGTCCTCAAAACGTCCTACCCGTTATGTAACTACCTCTGTGTCGGCTGAGAGGTGGAACAACTCTGTCAACCCATTTCTCCGTACATAAACGTTATTAGAATCGTCATACATGTACATTCAGGTtcatacatgaaatttgacctcgGTATTTAACCCATTCTAAGCATTTGATTAATCAGTTGGCTGCTGTGAAGTGCCCTGGcagcaacttggggttcagtgtctcgcCCAGGAACCCTCTCGAAAAGGCGGTCAGTACGAGCTGGGGATTGAACTGCTGATGGACGACCCACTCTACCCACTAAGCTACAGCCGCCCGATTCATTTTATACCGCCTTGAACAGGATGTGTGAAATGGGCTTATGTGTGTGCTACCTGATCTAGCTCGTAGAACTCaatcctctcctcctgtgtaCAGCTGCGTCCAATGGGGGAGATGTTCAACATGCCGCTACGGAATTCAATGAATGTCCCCCTGTTTGACATTAAACAATACCATTTATTCTCAATATAGCAAAATCAGGTCTTTACCATCCATTAATATGGCTTCCAATCCCCCTTCGATTCCCAGTGCATCTGAACTACAGGACCCAAAAGACAAATACACATTGATAGATGTAGAGATCATGACGTTAACATGTCTGTACCTCTTCTTAGGCAGTTTGATCTTGGCCATGTAGTTGAGACAGAAGTTGATGAAATCTTGGAGTAGCTCTTCTCCCATATGGGTCTGGATGGACTGACAACAGCAAGCAGACAAAGTAAACCTCTGTGGGCCTGTTACACGAGGTAACGCCATtatgtttagtgtttgttttttgttttacaaaaccAAGATTAGGATGGCAAATCAGATCAATCTTGGTCAGATTACGTCAATTTTACCTGGACAGAGAGTAACTCTCCATTCTTATAGGCCACCAGACCGTTCTCAGCAAACACGTAGTCCACTTTCTGGATCActgcacacataaacatacaggCAAACAGAGAGTAAAACTAACAACATATTTGAGGTATCGATATATAACAGGTTGACTATAGAGAAACAGATGTGCGTTTTACCATCATTTCCCAGCTGCTCTTTGATCTTACTGAGGTCCGAACCTCCTACCACTCCGACACAAACTCGAGTCCTGAGCTTCTGGAGAAACTCTGCCACGTTTGGAGTCACAcgctgaaaaacacacaatacttATCTAAGTCATCAGTCAAATAATAACTCCAGCTTTTGCACCACATTCAGTACCAGATATACAAAATCTGCCCTTTATTTCAGTTGTCAGGATTCATGTCAACTGTTAAGCCTCCCAACCGAAAAGGCCTGTTAACTCATGTCCTACGTCTCTGACAACTGACTAATATTAGTCATAGTATCACCATCTCTATATAACTTTGCACTTTTCTTTCTGCTCGTAAGTCTTTCTGCAGTTATTGTACATTGAGTTACCTGTTTTGTCTGTTGCACAAGGACGCCTACTTAACCCTCTTATGATAAGGAAAGTGCAAGCGTGGAaaagcattttacattttatggaGGCAG
Protein-coding sequences here:
- the pmm2 gene encoding phosphomannomutase 2, giving the protein MSEATVDSSTLCLFDVDGTLTSARQRVTPNVAEFLQKLRTRVCVGVVGGSDLSKIKEQLGNDVIQKVDYVFAENGLVAYKNGELLSVQSIQTHMGEELLQDFINFCLNYMAKIKLPKKRGTFIEFRSGMLNISPIGRSCTQEERIEFYELDQKEKIREKFVSVLEEEFKGKGLSFSIGGQISFDVFPDGWDKRFCLGFVEKDNYSTIHFFGDKTKPGGNDYEIYSDPRTIGHEVSSPEDTQQICQQLFFS